A DNA window from Fusobacterium sp. FSA-380-WT-3A contains the following coding sequences:
- a CDS encoding WYL domain-containing protein, whose protein sequence is MKKIRVTVPEDIWRMMKNDIEEFGINNNKLCNYILEQLKYKKEIDVEKELESQGRPLKKIIQFDLNVANREIYYDVLKDNGVDVEAEFFRELFEKYCSKFKYIRELFVFQETVKKILEAIKEKKKLKLKYGSKLTTVEPYFIKRDEQGDENYLFCYCDTEKKYYNYKLKDLEVISILEEKIKGKDKKYIENVRKKFDPFLGNGNFIKVRLSEEGQKLLKGLTNYRPRFVEKEGDIYVFEASNENAKLYFRQFSKEAIILEPIELREEMKQDFLEALKNY, encoded by the coding sequence GTGAAAAAAATAAGAGTTACTGTACCAGAAGATATTTGGCGTATGATGAAAAATGATATAGAGGAATTTGGAATAAATAACAATAAGTTATGTAATTATATTTTAGAACAATTAAAATATAAAAAAGAAATAGATGTAGAAAAAGAATTAGAAAGTCAAGGTAGACCTCTAAAAAAAATAATTCAATTTGATTTAAATGTAGCTAATAGAGAGATTTATTATGATGTTTTAAAAGATAATGGTGTTGATGTAGAAGCTGAATTTTTTAGAGAATTATTTGAAAAATATTGTTCTAAGTTTAAATATATAAGAGAACTTTTTGTTTTTCAAGAAACAGTAAAAAAAATATTAGAAGCTATAAAAGAAAAGAAAAAATTAAAATTGAAATATGGTTCTAAATTAACAACTGTTGAACCTTATTTTATAAAAAGAGATGAACAAGGAGATGAAAATTATCTTTTCTGTTATTGTGATACAGAAAAGAAATATTATAATTATAAATTAAAGGATTTAGAAGTTATTTCTATATTGGAAGAAAAAATAAAAGGAAAAGATAAAAAGTATATAGAAAATGTTAGAAAAAAATTTGACCCATTTTTAGGAAATGGAAATTTTATAAAAGTTAGATTGTCGGAAGAGGGACAAAAACTTTTAAAAGGATTAACAAATTATAGACCAAGATTTGTAGAAAAAGAGGGAGATATCTATGTATTTGAGGCTTCTAATGAAAATGCTAAACTTTATTTTAGACAATTTTCAAAAGAAGCAATAATATTAGAACCCATCGAACTTAGAGAAGAGATGAAACAAGATTTTTTAGAAGCGTTAAAAAATTATTAA
- a CDS encoding sugar kinase, with protein sequence MFNFSEKKFDVISCGEIIMRLSPAIGKILIQDGPLDRNLGGAELNVVTGISTLGGKTSFLSKIPDHDLGMYAKRCIDLSGINSEYLVYDSSKNKRLALYYYEYGASPRKPSVVYDRNDSSFQFLHSNEINSEVYSSTKVFHTSGISLGLCENSKTLVKDLIKNFKKGGALISFDVNFRRNLWGDEENARKEIVTILPEIDILFASEETLRKMFKQTGTMEEIMKNFAKDNNISLLISTQRTVNSPKSHNFTSIIYSAIEDKFYSEKSYDNIEIVDRIGSGDAYVAGALYGLTTFDCPLKALKYGNALGSLKNTLLGDVVAFSKNTVDSIIKDHEEGSSSEMNR encoded by the coding sequence ATGTTTAATTTTTCTGAAAAAAAATTTGATGTTATTTCTTGTGGAGAGATAATAATGAGATTATCTCCTGCAATTGGAAAAATTCTAATTCAAGATGGTCCTTTAGATAGAAATCTTGGTGGAGCTGAACTTAATGTAGTTACGGGGATATCTACTCTTGGAGGAAAAACAAGTTTCCTTTCTAAAATACCTGACCATGATTTAGGGATGTATGCTAAAAGATGTATAGATTTAAGTGGGATAAATTCTGAATATTTAGTGTATGATTCATCCAAAAATAAAAGATTAGCTCTTTATTATTACGAGTATGGGGCTTCTCCTAGAAAACCTAGTGTAGTTTATGATAGAAATGATTCATCATTTCAATTTTTGCATTCTAATGAAATAAATTCAGAAGTGTATTCTTCTACAAAAGTTTTTCATACTAGTGGTATTTCTCTAGGACTTTGTGAAAACTCTAAAACTTTAGTTAAAGACCTTATTAAGAATTTTAAAAAAGGTGGAGCATTAATTTCTTTTGATGTAAATTTTAGAAGAAATCTTTGGGGAGATGAAGAAAATGCAAGAAAGGAAATAGTAACTATTTTACCTGAAATAGATATTCTTTTCGCTTCTGAAGAGACATTAAGAAAAATGTTTAAACAAACAGGAACAATGGAAGAAATTATGAAAAATTTTGCTAAAGATAATAATATTTCTCTTCTAATTTCAACACAAAGAACTGTAAATTCACCAAAATCTCATAATTTTACATCTATAATTTATAGTGCTATTGAAGATAAATTTTACTCAGAAAAATCTTATGATAATATTGAAATCGTAGATAGAATCGGAAGTGGTGACGCTTATGTAGCTGGAGCTCTTTATGGTTTAACTACTTTTGATTGTCCTTTAAAAGCATTAAAGTACGGAAATGCTTTAGGAAGTTTAAAAAATACTCTTTTAGGAGATGTGGTAGCTTTTTCTAAAAATACAGTTGATTCTATTATAAAAGACCACGAAGAAGGTTCTAGTTCAGAAATGAACAGATAA
- a CDS encoding mannitol dehydrogenase family protein — MKLSLNELETMASNNIKIPLYDIKKIRENTLKTPKWLHFGGGNIFRAYVAKMQENLLNNGKENTGIIVAESFDEEIIDKVYRPFDNLSVSVVLSKDGKFLPEIIGSVIESLKVKENRDDLVKIVTSPSLQIISFTITEKGYNLKDPNGEFFDIVKEDIQNLPEKSKHIMSIITYLLYKRFKNNREPIALVSMDNCSGNGDKIREAVLNIATFWVNNGYLEKEFLDYLTDEKKVSYPISMIDKITPRPAQVVKEYLEKLGFENMDIIVTNKNTYTSAFVNSETAEYFVVEDKFPNGRPLLEEAEAGVYITNREIVEKTERMKVTTCLNPLHTTLAIFGCLLNKKTIYEAVSDPLLNKLIKKIGYDEALKVVDDPKILDPKKFIDEVINERFANPFIPDQPERIATDTSQKVGIRFGETLKAYLANDELKIENIKYIPLVYAGWFRYLMGIDDEGNERSISSDPMLEMLKEKMRGIEYGNITSYQGQLKEILKNKIIFGVDLEKIGIADKVEKYFVEMLNGKNAVINTLKKYI; from the coding sequence ATGAAGTTATCTCTAAATGAATTAGAAACAATGGCTTCTAATAATATAAAAATACCTTTATATGATATAAAAAAAATAAGAGAAAATACTCTAAAAACACCAAAGTGGTTACATTTTGGAGGGGGAAATATTTTTAGAGCTTATGTAGCTAAAATGCAAGAAAATTTATTAAATAATGGAAAAGAAAATACAGGGATAATAGTAGCTGAGAGTTTTGATGAGGAAATAATTGATAAGGTATATAGACCTTTTGATAATTTATCTGTTTCAGTTGTACTATCTAAAGATGGAAAATTTTTACCAGAAATTATAGGAAGCGTTATTGAATCTTTGAAGGTTAAAGAGAATAGAGATGACTTGGTGAAAATCGTAACTTCTCCAAGTTTACAAATAATAAGTTTTACAATTACAGAAAAAGGTTATAATTTAAAAGATCCAAATGGGGAATTTTTTGATATAGTCAAAGAAGATATACAAAATTTACCTGAAAAATCAAAACATATTATGAGTATAATAACTTATTTGTTATATAAAAGATTTAAAAATAATAGAGAACCAATAGCTCTAGTTAGTATGGATAATTGTTCTGGAAATGGAGATAAAATTAGAGAAGCTGTTTTAAATATAGCTACTTTTTGGGTAAATAATGGATATCTTGAAAAAGAATTTCTGGACTATTTAACAGATGAAAAAAAAGTAAGTTATCCTATATCAATGATAGATAAAATTACTCCTAGACCAGCCCAAGTTGTAAAAGAGTATTTAGAGAAATTAGGGTTTGAAAATATGGATATAATAGTTACTAATAAGAATACATATACTTCAGCTTTTGTAAATTCAGAGACAGCAGAATATTTTGTTGTAGAGGATAAGTTTCCAAATGGAAGACCATTATTGGAAGAGGCAGAAGCAGGAGTTTATATAACGAATAGAGAAATAGTAGAAAAAACAGAAAGAATGAAAGTAACTACTTGCTTAAATCCATTACACACAACATTAGCTATATTTGGGTGTTTATTAAATAAAAAAACTATTTATGAAGCTGTATCAGATCCTTTATTAAACAAATTGATAAAAAAAATAGGTTATGATGAAGCATTGAAAGTTGTAGATGATCCAAAAATTTTAGATCCTAAAAAATTTATAGATGAGGTTATAAATGAAAGATTTGCTAATCCATTTATTCCAGATCAACCAGAAAGAATAGCAACAGATACTTCTCAAAAAGTAGGTATAAGATTTGGAGAAACTTTAAAAGCATATTTAGCGAATGATGAATTAAAAATAGAAAATATAAAATACATTCCTTTAGTATATGCAGGATGGTTTAGATACCTAATGGGAATAGATGATGAAGGAAATGAAAGAAGTATTAGTTCAGATCCAATGTTAGAAATGCTGAAAGAGAAAATGAGGGGTATAGAATATGGAAATATAACTTCATATCAAGGACAATTAAAAGAAATTTTAAAAAATAAAATTATTTTTGGAGTTGATTTAGAAAAAATAGGAATAGCAGATAAAGTTGAAAAATATTTTGTAGAAATGTTGAATGGAAAAAATGCAGTAATTAATACACTAAAAAAATATATATAA
- a CDS encoding bifunctional 2-keto-4-hydroxyglutarate aldolase/2-keto-3-deoxy-6-phosphogluconate aldolase, with the protein MLKKHETIEKIINTGIVAVVRSESIEEGIRISKACVQGGIPAIEVTYTVPGATEVIKALKNEFSPSELIVGAGTVLDATTARIAILAGAEYIVSPGFDLETAKLCNLYQIPYMPGCMTITEMTKAMEYGCDIIKLFPGSAFGPSFVKAVKAPLPQVNIMPTGGVSLDNIEEWFKNGVVAVGAGGKLASGTSESIIETAKAFVNKIKEIRNK; encoded by the coding sequence TTGTTAAAAAAGCATGAAACTATTGAAAAAATTATAAATACTGGTATAGTAGCCGTTGTAAGAAGTGAAAGTATTGAAGAAGGAATAAGAATTTCTAAAGCTTGTGTTCAAGGGGGAATTCCTGCTATTGAAGTTACATACACTGTTCCTGGAGCTACAGAAGTTATCAAAGCTCTAAAAAATGAATTTTCTCCTTCTGAATTAATAGTTGGAGCTGGAACTGTATTAGATGCTACTACAGCAAGAATAGCTATTTTAGCTGGAGCTGAATATATTGTTTCTCCTGGATTTGATTTAGAAACTGCTAAATTATGTAATTTATATCAAATTCCATATATGCCTGGTTGTATGACTATAACTGAAATGACAAAAGCTATGGAATATGGTTGTGATATTATCAAGTTATTCCCTGGAAGTGCTTTTGGTCCTTCATTTGTAAAAGCTGTTAAAGCTCCATTACCTCAAGTTAATATTATGCCTACAGGAGGAGTTAGTCTTGATAATATAGAAGAATGGTTCAAAAATGGTGTCGTAGCTGTAGGTGCTGGAGGAAAATTAGCTTCTGGAACTAGTGAATCTATAATAGAAACTGCTAAAGCATTTGTTAATAAAATAAAAGAAATTAGAAATAAATAA